A portion of the Tenacibaculum todarodis genome contains these proteins:
- a CDS encoding toxin-antitoxin system YwqK family antitoxin has product MIKIKSLSILSLFFLIFFTAEGFSQKVGDKVNAVDENGKRHGNWKKYYKNGRLRYTGNFKNGKEVGIFMYFDMTNSDQPTIIKIFSENSTIAKVEHQTSKGVLKSMGNMDGRNRVGKWKYFFPSGKVLSEENYVNGKLEGLLVNYYPNGKVTEETYYKNGLKNGISKKYTDEGNLLEEVNYTANKPNGIAKFYDLKGNLKETGNYKAGKREGRWEFFVDGEAVSKKDKHNRKTHSIPKQ; this is encoded by the coding sequence ATGATAAAGATAAAAAGTCTTTCTATTTTAAGTTTGTTTTTCTTGATTTTTTTTACAGCTGAAGGGTTTTCACAAAAAGTTGGCGATAAAGTAAATGCGGTTGATGAAAATGGAAAACGTCATGGAAATTGGAAAAAGTACTATAAAAACGGTAGACTCCGTTATACAGGAAACTTTAAAAATGGTAAAGAAGTAGGTATTTTCATGTATTTTGATATGACAAATTCCGATCAGCCAACCATAATTAAAATTTTTTCAGAAAATTCTACAATTGCTAAAGTAGAGCACCAAACATCTAAAGGTGTTTTAAAAAGTATGGGAAATATGGACGGAAGAAATAGAGTAGGGAAGTGGAAATATTTTTTCCCAAGTGGAAAAGTTTTATCTGAAGAAAACTATGTAAACGGAAAGTTAGAAGGTTTGTTGGTAAATTATTACCCAAATGGGAAAGTTACAGAAGAAACCTATTACAAAAATGGATTAAAAAATGGCATTTCAAAAAAATATACAGATGAAGGAAATTTACTTGAAGAAGTAAATTACACAGCTAATAAACCAAACGGAATTGCTAAATTCTACGATTTAAAAGGGAACTTAAAAGAAACCGGAAACTATAAAGCAGGTAAAAGAGAAGGAAGATGGGAGTTTTTTGTTGATGGAGAAGCTGTTTCTAAAAAAGACAAACACAATAGAAAAACACATTCAATTCCAAAACAATAG
- a CDS encoding group III truncated hemoglobin, with amino-acid sequence MELKDIENREDVFLLVSTFYAKIKKDDFIGPIFLKAIPEPEWNPHLEKLTDFWETNLFFAKKYKGNPMKVHQKLDAENNYGITQKHFGKWLELWIVTLDELFYGEKAIKAKNNARNIAFMLFLKMFQHKPKTN; translated from the coding sequence ATGGAATTAAAAGATATTGAAAATAGAGAAGACGTGTTTTTATTAGTATCAACTTTTTATGCTAAAATTAAAAAAGATGATTTTATTGGTCCAATTTTTTTAAAAGCAATACCAGAACCTGAATGGAATCCTCATTTAGAAAAACTGACCGATTTTTGGGAAACTAATTTGTTTTTTGCTAAGAAATATAAAGGAAATCCAATGAAAGTTCATCAAAAGTTAGATGCAGAGAATAATTATGGTATAACTCAAAAACATTTTGGAAAATGGTTAGAGTTATGGATTGTTACTTTAGATGAACTTTTTTATGGAGAAAAAGCGATAAAGGCAAAAAATAATGCTCGCAATATCGCTTTTATGTTATTTTTAAAAATGTTTCAGCATAAACCTAAAACAAATTAG